From one Polyangia bacterium genomic stretch:
- a CDS encoding serine/threonine-protein kinase, with protein sequence MDASQLRRRCGTCGMRFDGHISICPKDHCALGPSDPAVAELGSYRLLQCIGGGGMGAVYRAVHRQIGRAVAIKVMRHELIAERRLVDRFFREARAANLVRHPHIVEVYDLVESERDIYFIMELLRGQDLHDAVYRPEGAPMTVKRAVPILQQIADGLHAAHARGIVHRDIKPENIFLTDKNGARDFATVFDFGVAKIDDHDARLTSDGSVLGTPEYMAPEQARGQGVDGRADIYSLGCLAYEMFSRQQVFRAATSEEVLAMHVTKTPTPLCQIAPLVPPALSEVVMHALAKSPKDRPPTGHAFAESLVRAAGERLSKGAAWDGGLTPAPRSASGGLVLRAADNRSRRWRALAVGAGAAVLLLGAAVVAKQDHARRAARASIGGAASHPAVPGVAETASATAAALITVVLESEPTGASVSASSGDWLGTTPYRMTMRPGDSRRVRVQKAGYQPVEKTVAAKTEAIVALQLEPLSGRSASVRRRGRDGGPEPERATDSLADTMNPFSK encoded by the coding sequence ATGGACGCCAGCCAGCTGCGACGGCGCTGTGGAACCTGCGGGATGCGGTTCGACGGCCACATCTCGATCTGTCCCAAAGATCATTGCGCCCTCGGCCCGAGCGATCCAGCCGTGGCCGAGCTGGGCAGCTATCGGCTGCTTCAGTGCATTGGCGGCGGCGGAATGGGCGCGGTCTATCGGGCCGTCCATCGCCAGATCGGGCGCGCGGTGGCCATCAAGGTCATGCGCCACGAGCTGATCGCCGAACGGCGTCTCGTCGATCGCTTCTTTCGCGAGGCCCGAGCGGCCAACCTGGTCCGCCATCCCCACATCGTCGAGGTCTACGATCTGGTGGAGAGTGAGCGCGATATCTATTTCATCATGGAGCTGCTGCGCGGGCAGGACCTGCACGACGCCGTCTATCGGCCGGAAGGCGCGCCGATGACCGTCAAGCGCGCGGTGCCCATTCTCCAGCAGATCGCCGACGGCCTTCACGCCGCGCACGCCCGCGGAATCGTCCACCGCGACATCAAGCCCGAAAACATTTTCCTCACCGACAAGAACGGCGCGCGGGATTTTGCCACCGTCTTCGACTTTGGCGTCGCGAAGATTGACGACCACGACGCTCGCCTGACCTCCGACGGCTCCGTGCTCGGGACGCCCGAATACATGGCGCCCGAGCAGGCACGCGGCCAGGGAGTGGACGGGCGCGCCGACATCTATTCGCTCGGCTGCCTGGCGTACGAGATGTTCAGCCGACAGCAGGTCTTTCGGGCGGCCACCTCCGAGGAGGTGCTGGCGATGCACGTGACCAAAACGCCCACGCCACTTTGCCAGATCGCGCCGCTGGTGCCGCCTGCCTTGAGCGAAGTGGTGATGCACGCGCTGGCCAAATCACCGAAGGATCGACCGCCCACCGGGCACGCATTCGCCGAATCCCTGGTCCGCGCCGCCGGCGAGCGCCTGTCGAAGGGCGCCGCCTGGGACGGCGGACTGACCCCCGCCCCCCGATCAGCCAGCGGCGGGTTGGTGCTGCGCGCCGCCGACAACCGATCGCGCCGCTGGCGCGCACTTGCCGTCGGCGCCGGCGCCGCGGTGTTGCTTCTGGGCGCGGCGGTGGTGGCCAAGCAGGATCATGCTCGACGCGCCGCCCGCGCGTCGATTGGGGGTGCCGCCTCCCATCCGGCGGTGCCTGGCGTGGCGGAAACTGCTTCCGCCACGGCGGCGGCCCTGATAACGGTCGTGCTCGAGTCAGAACCGACTGGCGCCAGCGTGAGCGCGAGTTCGGGCGACTGGCTGGGAACGACGCCCTACCGCATGACCATGCGGCCCGGCGACAGTCGACGGGTGCGGGTACAGAAAGCGGGCTATCAGCCAGTCGAAAAGACGGTCGCCGCGAAGACGGAGGCCATCGTCGCCCTGCAGCTAGAACCGCTGTCCGGGCGATCGGCCAGCGTCCGGCGGCGCGGTCGCGACGGCGGACCCGAGCCAGAGCGTGCGACTGACTCGCTGGCGGACACCATGAATCCGTTTTCGAAGTAG
- a CDS encoding acyl-CoA desaturase produces the protein MLSLVRCRTFVPSRRSAPPWMECGDFSTRKGDVQPAFAHVSNHQMSLQELHAELQEQGIFKPSRFWMAQLLLWIPTFLASYLALVVLPFGLAWLLIVPLCSVGILTMGFVGHDAGHYALSKKRWVNDVWGQFSMTFLCGMSFGYWRSRHNQHHIHCQEVDGDPDMHFGVLFSVYPNSDNWHSQVGRVFLRIQKWAFWPLASFYWVSLRYDGIRDLFQQPEQTKVDRFLIPLHWIVLLIIPGLVFGWLPAIAAYVTMSCLSSLMTASVFIPNHIGMRRLQTGDNISYLEQQITTSRNITNPRLLDFYYGGLNSQIEHHLFPRVPHHRYRAMRPIVRAFCQRNQLPYQEANLYAALASVGAHLGKMTAAFQATR, from the coding sequence GTGCTTTCCCTGGTTAGGTGCCGGACTTTTGTTCCGTCACGGAGATCCGCACCGCCATGGATGGAATGTGGAGATTTCTCCACAAGGAAGGGTGACGTGCAACCGGCTTTCGCTCACGTGTCGAATCACCAAATGTCTCTCCAGGAGCTGCACGCTGAGCTCCAGGAGCAGGGGATCTTCAAGCCGTCTCGCTTCTGGATGGCGCAACTTCTGCTGTGGATCCCGACCTTCCTTGCCTCGTATCTGGCGTTGGTGGTCCTGCCGTTTGGTCTGGCGTGGTTGCTGATCGTCCCGCTTTGTTCGGTGGGCATCCTGACGATGGGATTCGTCGGCCACGATGCCGGCCACTATGCCCTGTCAAAAAAGCGATGGGTGAACGACGTCTGGGGACAGTTCAGCATGACCTTCCTCTGCGGAATGAGTTTTGGTTATTGGCGCTCGCGCCACAACCAACACCACATTCATTGTCAGGAGGTCGACGGCGATCCGGATATGCACTTTGGCGTGCTGTTCTCCGTCTATCCGAATTCGGACAATTGGCATTCGCAAGTGGGACGGGTTTTCCTTCGCATCCAGAAATGGGCTTTCTGGCCCTTGGCATCGTTTTACTGGGTTTCGCTTCGTTATGACGGAATTCGCGATCTCTTTCAGCAACCGGAGCAGACCAAAGTCGATCGGTTCCTGATTCCGCTGCATTGGATCGTTCTGCTGATTATTCCGGGGCTTGTTTTTGGATGGCTGCCGGCCATCGCGGCGTATGTCACCATGTCGTGCCTGTCATCGTTGATGACCGCTTCCGTGTTCATTCCCAACCACATCGGAATGCGACGCCTTCAGACCGGCGACAACATCAGCTATCTGGAGCAACAGATCACCACCAGCCGGAACATCACGAACCCTCGGCTTCTGGATTTCTATTACGGCGGCCTCAACTCGCAGATCGAGCACCATCTTTTCCCGCGCGTGCCGCACCACCGGTACCGCGCCATGCGTCCCATCGTGCGGGCATTCTGCCAAAGGAATCAGCTTCCTTACCAGGAGGCCAACCTGTACGCGGCGCTGGCTTCGGTCGGGGCCCACCTGGGAAAGATGACCGCGGCGTTCCAGGCGACCCGCTAG
- the hflK gene encoding FtsH protease activity modulator HflK, giving the protein MANGGQEFDPEQLQRLVGDLWRRLWSSRRLVLAVLSTVLVLFVLVDSYYQVEPDEVGMVTRFGRFVRTATPGPHGKFPFGIEKVQKVPVERQLKQEFGFRTVRADIESTFRKDEKTAAESLMLTGDLNVATVEWIVQYKISDPYKYLFKLRDVDQTFRLMSEAAMRTVVGDHSVTELLTVGRESIAAKAKELLSDLCKRYDNGISVQQLVLQDVDPPESVKPSFNAVNQAIQERERAINEAWAEYNQEIPRARGLAEQKIEASEGYAVDRVNRAKGDAQRFVALQEQYRKAPEVTRTRLYLETMAAVLPTAGKKLIFDEKAKGILPLFPLGNTQDAAKEPTP; this is encoded by the coding sequence ATGGCAAACGGCGGACAGGAGTTCGATCCAGAACAGCTACAGCGCCTGGTGGGCGACCTTTGGCGGCGGCTGTGGAGCTCGCGTCGGCTGGTCCTGGCGGTGCTCTCGACGGTGTTAGTTCTTTTTGTTCTGGTCGATTCGTACTACCAGGTCGAACCGGACGAGGTGGGAATGGTGACCCGCTTCGGACGTTTCGTGCGCACGGCCACTCCCGGCCCGCACGGCAAGTTCCCGTTCGGGATTGAAAAGGTGCAGAAGGTCCCGGTCGAAAGGCAGCTCAAGCAAGAGTTCGGCTTTCGCACCGTCCGCGCCGACATCGAGAGCACCTTCCGCAAGGACGAGAAGACCGCCGCCGAGTCGCTGATGCTGACCGGTGATCTGAACGTGGCGACGGTGGAGTGGATCGTCCAGTACAAGATCTCCGATCCGTACAAGTACCTTTTCAAGCTGCGCGACGTGGACCAGACCTTCCGTCTGATGTCCGAGGCGGCGATGCGCACAGTGGTCGGCGACCACAGCGTCACCGAGCTGCTGACGGTGGGCCGCGAGTCGATCGCGGCCAAGGCCAAGGAGCTGCTGTCGGACCTTTGCAAGCGCTACGACAACGGGATCTCCGTTCAACAACTGGTGCTGCAGGACGTGGATCCGCCGGAGTCAGTCAAGCCGTCGTTCAACGCCGTCAACCAGGCCATTCAGGAACGTGAACGGGCCATCAACGAAGCGTGGGCCGAATACAACCAGGAGATTCCGCGCGCCCGCGGTCTGGCCGAGCAGAAGATCGAAGCGTCTGAAGGCTACGCCGTCGATCGGGTCAATCGCGCCAAAGGCGACGCCCAGCGGTTCGTCGCGCTGCAGGAACAGTATCGGAAGGCGCCCGAGGTGACCCGCACCCGCCTTTACCTTGAGACGATGGCGGCGGTGCTGCCCACCGCGGGAAAAAAGCTGATTTTCGACGAGAAAGCCAAGGGTATCCTGCCGCTGTTTCCGCTGGGCAACACCCAGGACGCCGCCAAGGAGCCGACGCCATGA
- the hflC gene encoding protease modulator HflC: protein MNGWSGFRGWLIGGAILIVVVATLASTFYSVSETEQVVITQFGEPIGQAVTAAGLHVKVPFAQDVNVFDKRWLEWTGNPNQIPTRDKKYIWVETYARWRIANPLLFFQRLRDERGAQSRLDDIIDGDTRNVIANHNLIEVVRVSNRAFERAEDVEDVMEAEAMRQVELGRDKITRLILERASKVMPDYGIELVDVQIQRVNYIETVQAKVFERMISERKRIADRHRSEGQGKSAEIRGKKERELKVIESEAYRKTQEIMGRGDAEAAEIYASAYNRDRDLYRFLRTMDTYRTTIDKNSWLVLSTDTDVFRYLQSTSGAAAARPTKH from the coding sequence ATGAACGGCTGGTCTGGCTTTCGTGGCTGGCTGATCGGCGGCGCCATCCTGATCGTCGTGGTGGCCACGCTGGCCTCGACTTTTTATTCGGTGTCCGAAACCGAGCAGGTGGTGATCACGCAATTTGGCGAGCCCATTGGCCAGGCCGTCACCGCTGCCGGTTTGCACGTCAAGGTCCCGTTCGCCCAGGACGTGAACGTCTTCGACAAGCGCTGGCTGGAGTGGACCGGCAATCCGAATCAGATTCCCACCCGGGACAAGAAGTACATCTGGGTCGAGACCTACGCGCGCTGGCGAATCGCCAACCCGCTGCTGTTCTTCCAGCGCCTGCGCGACGAGCGCGGCGCCCAGTCGCGCCTTGACGACATCATCGACGGCGACACCCGCAACGTCATCGCCAATCACAACCTCATCGAAGTGGTGCGGGTCAGCAACCGGGCCTTCGAGCGCGCCGAGGACGTCGAGGACGTGATGGAAGCGGAGGCCATGCGCCAGGTCGAGCTGGGGCGCGACAAGATCACCCGCCTCATCCTTGAACGCGCGTCCAAGGTGATGCCCGACTACGGCATCGAGCTGGTGGACGTCCAGATCCAGCGCGTCAACTATATCGAGACCGTGCAGGCCAAGGTCTTCGAGCGAATGATCTCCGAGCGCAAGCGCATCGCCGACCGCCATCGGTCCGAGGGCCAGGGCAAAAGCGCCGAGATTCGCGGCAAGAAAGAGCGCGAGCTGAAGGTCATCGAATCGGAGGCCTACCGCAAGACCCAGGAGATCATGGGCCGCGGCGACGCCGAGGCCGCCGAGATCTATGCCAGCGCCTACAACCGCGATCGCGATCTTTATCGCTTCTTGCGCACGATGGACACCTACCGCACCACCATCGACAAGAACAGCTGGTTGGTGCTGTCCACCGACACGGACGTCTTCCGATACTTGCAATCAACCAGTGGCGCGGCCGCGGCGCGCCCGACCAAGCATTGA
- a CDS encoding J domain-containing protein, translating to MSAGGPDPYEVLNVSRSATQSEIRAAYQVLVIKYHPDHHQGNPLEDLASARLAEINRAYEILSDESRRSAYDAGAGARPGPVPAPNPRTAQRLVGGVALLLIIPLVLRIGGVAIRGVAILARDLFEATASMPGGRPAAVTVVALTILVVTLLRRRRLR from the coding sequence ATGTCTGCGGGCGGTCCTGATCCGTACGAGGTGCTGAACGTGTCGCGGTCAGCGACCCAAAGTGAAATCCGCGCCGCTTACCAGGTGCTGGTGATCAAGTACCACCCTGATCATCATCAAGGGAATCCGCTGGAAGATCTGGCCAGCGCGCGCCTGGCGGAAATCAACCGCGCCTACGAGATCCTCTCCGACGAGAGCCGCCGGTCCGCCTATGACGCGGGCGCTGGTGCGCGGCCGGGGCCGGTGCCGGCGCCCAATCCTCGAACCGCCCAGCGCCTGGTCGGGGGAGTCGCCTTGCTGCTGATCATCCCGCTGGTTCTCCGGATCGGCGGGGTGGCGATCCGTGGGGTGGCGATCCTGGCCCGCGACCTTTTCGAAGCGACCGCCTCCATGCCCGGCGGGCGTCCGGCCGCGGTCACCGTCGTTGCCCTGACCATCCTGGTCGTGACCTTGCTGCGACGACGGCGATTGCGCTAA
- a CDS encoding cupin domain-containing protein: MWNRTRPHDRRERLFGGRGAVLVWNLCAAEPRPPFGAILACELEGGGVVGAHRQQECAEVLIVVEGEGVARVGESPVTLQAGVVVELPLGQTLALENLLPERPLRYLIVKAK, translated from the coding sequence GTGTGGAATCGAACGCGTCCCCACGATCGTCGCGAGCGTCTGTTCGGCGGCCGCGGCGCCGTGTTGGTCTGGAACCTGTGCGCCGCCGAACCGCGGCCGCCATTCGGCGCCATCCTGGCTTGTGAGCTTGAAGGCGGCGGCGTCGTCGGCGCTCACCGGCAGCAAGAATGCGCCGAGGTGTTGATCGTCGTCGAAGGTGAAGGGGTGGCGCGGGTCGGCGAATCGCCGGTGACCCTGCAGGCCGGCGTGGTCGTCGAGCTTCCCCTTGGCCAGACGCTGGCGCTGGAAAACCTCTTGCCCGAAAGGCCGCTGCGCTACCTGATCGTCAAGGCGAAGTGA
- a CDS encoding radical SAM protein codes for MPDIALRRSLPVAPEAQPARRHLPLAPESRRVDEVRPIYAVWEITLRCDLACVHCGSRAGRARPDELTTAECLDLVDQMADLGVREVTLIGGEAYLRDDWLEIVRALRRRGIQATMTTGGRGLTAERVAAAAEAGLQSVSVSLDGLEATHDRLRGVRGSYQSALSALSNLRAAGLNICVNTQVNRLSLAEMPAILDTVIAVGAKAWQVQLTAAMGRAADQPDLLPQPSDLLELFPMLAALKHRCDKAGVMLWPGNNIGYFGPYEAVLRGTMPSGHMASCGAGRTTLGIEADGAIKGCPSLQTDPWTGGNLRDASLRDIWERSAPLRYTRDRTVDDLWGYCRTCYYADTCLAGCTWTSFSLFGKAGNNPLCHHRALEFQRQGKRERLVPVAPAPGQPFDNGRFDIVIEEIPT; via the coding sequence ATGCCCGACATCGCGCTTCGCCGCTCGCTGCCTGTCGCCCCCGAGGCGCAACCGGCGCGCCGGCATCTGCCGTTGGCTCCGGAGAGTCGGCGCGTCGATGAGGTGCGGCCGATCTATGCCGTCTGGGAGATCACCCTGCGTTGCGATCTCGCTTGCGTGCACTGCGGATCGCGCGCCGGGCGAGCGCGGCCCGACGAGCTGACCACGGCTGAATGTCTGGATCTCGTCGACCAGATGGCGGACCTGGGCGTGCGCGAGGTGACGCTGATTGGCGGCGAGGCCTATCTGCGGGATGACTGGCTGGAGATCGTCCGCGCGCTTCGTCGTCGGGGTATCCAGGCCACCATGACCACCGGTGGCCGCGGCCTGACGGCCGAGCGGGTCGCCGCCGCGGCCGAGGCGGGTCTTCAAAGTGTCAGCGTCTCGCTGGATGGCCTGGAAGCCACGCACGATCGGCTGCGCGGCGTCCGTGGTTCGTATCAATCGGCGCTGAGCGCGCTTTCCAACCTGCGCGCTGCCGGACTCAATATTTGCGTCAACACGCAGGTGAATCGCCTCTCGCTGGCGGAGATGCCGGCGATCCTTGACACCGTCATCGCGGTCGGCGCCAAGGCCTGGCAAGTGCAACTGACCGCCGCCATGGGCCGCGCCGCCGACCAACCCGACCTGCTGCCGCAGCCGTCCGATCTGCTGGAACTGTTCCCGATGCTGGCGGCGTTGAAACACCGTTGCGACAAAGCCGGGGTGATGTTGTGGCCGGGAAACAACATTGGTTATTTTGGTCCTTACGAAGCCGTTCTGCGCGGGACCATGCCGAGTGGTCACATGGCTTCCTGCGGAGCCGGGCGCACGACCCTGGGGATCGAAGCGGACGGCGCCATCAAAGGGTGTCCGTCGCTGCAGACCGATCCGTGGACCGGCGGCAACCTGCGCGACGCTTCGTTGCGCGACATCTGGGAGCGTTCGGCGCCGCTGCGCTACACCCGCGACCGGACCGTCGACGATCTATGGGGCTATTGCCGCACCTGTTATTACGCTGACACGTGCCTGGCCGGGTGCACCTGGACGTCGTTCAGTCTGTTTGGCAAGGCGGGCAACAATCCGCTTTGTCATCACCGCGCGCTGGAGTTTCAGCGGCAGGGCAAGCGCGAGCGATTGGTTCCCGTCGCGCCGGCGCCCGGACAACCGTTCGACAATGGCCGCTTCGATATTGTGATTGAGGAGATCCCGACATGA
- a CDS encoding RICIN domain-containing protein, giving the protein MLHFSLVRRLWLPLAILCAAPSCAEQTAPTNLEDQELQSTNGLSSINGLSAFNGLSAFNGLSAFNGLATGNGLASTTGLMSTAQGRTTASYLVKCALPAGHSIKKQDQSGNWYTFTGELGFGPGWENGACDKSCQEGISACMMARINTAGVHIPLWLVSPAPSVGWGKSTYFPNQEGTFFGNIFNPNPSTGKLDAFYCNGPGFAQSVVPGRLGANQGTVPYTNPFGTNAMCANNCVAADSPHQTDGYKSCKGYNIPVTVWREPAPVFDPAKTYRVCAQHSGRCLDISGSSTADGAHVVQWGFASTDNQKFKVTSLGDGFYSFCAKNSGKCLDAHPPVGADGSTIVQWAYTGSDSQRWAISSVGDGWFSIMVKQGTLSLDVAGSSYADGAKIDQYPYSGAANQTFRIDYSP; this is encoded by the coding sequence ATGTTGCATTTCTCTCTCGTCCGTCGCCTTTGGTTGCCGCTCGCCATTCTCTGCGCGGCGCCCAGTTGTGCCGAGCAAACGGCTCCCACCAATCTGGAGGATCAAGAGCTGCAATCAACCAACGGCCTCTCTTCAATCAACGGATTGTCGGCGTTCAACGGCCTGTCGGCATTCAATGGCCTGTCGGCGTTCAATGGATTGGCCACCGGCAATGGCCTGGCGTCGACCACCGGGCTGATGAGCACGGCGCAGGGGCGCACCACCGCCAGCTATCTGGTCAAGTGCGCGTTGCCTGCTGGGCACAGCATCAAGAAACAGGATCAATCGGGAAACTGGTACACGTTCACCGGCGAGCTGGGCTTCGGGCCAGGCTGGGAGAACGGCGCCTGCGACAAGAGCTGCCAGGAAGGGATCTCCGCCTGCATGATGGCGCGGATCAACACGGCCGGCGTCCACATTCCGTTGTGGCTGGTTTCGCCGGCGCCGTCTGTGGGTTGGGGGAAGAGCACTTATTTTCCCAATCAAGAAGGAACGTTCTTCGGAAACATCTTCAACCCCAATCCTTCCACCGGAAAGCTGGACGCCTTTTATTGCAACGGTCCGGGCTTTGCGCAGTCGGTGGTGCCCGGCCGCCTGGGCGCCAACCAAGGCACCGTCCCGTACACCAATCCTTTTGGAACAAACGCCATGTGCGCAAACAATTGCGTGGCTGCGGATTCGCCTCATCAGACCGACGGATATAAATCGTGCAAGGGTTACAACATTCCAGTCACGGTGTGGCGCGAGCCAGCGCCGGTGTTTGATCCGGCGAAGACGTATCGGGTCTGCGCCCAGCACAGCGGCCGCTGTCTGGACATTTCCGGTTCATCGACCGCTGACGGCGCCCACGTCGTGCAATGGGGATTTGCCAGCACGGACAATCAGAAGTTCAAGGTGACCAGCCTGGGCGACGGCTTTTACAGCTTTTGCGCCAAGAACAGCGGCAAGTGTCTGGACGCTCATCCTCCTGTCGGCGCCGACGGCAGCACCATCGTCCAGTGGGCATATACCGGCAGCGACAGTCAGCGCTGGGCGATTTCCTCGGTGGGCGATGGTTGGTTCAGCATCATGGTCAAACAAGGAACGCTGTCTCTTGATGTCGCCGGATCGTCTTATGCCGACGGCGCCAAGATCGATCAGTATCCGTACAGCGGCGCCGCCAACCAGACGTTCCGCATCGACTACTCGCCTTAG
- a CDS encoding serine/threonine-protein kinase — MSSQLQPSGSPDVDRMLSRGQTIGRYVVLGLVGRGGMGEVYAAYDPELDRKVAIKLLHVRGAAGVHTGQGTQDNGRARLLREAQAIAKLSHPNVVVIYDVGAFQDQVFIAMEFVEGQTVGYWMNAAPRAWADVLKVFVAAGRGLAAAHEKGLVHRDFKPDNVMIDGAGQVHVMDFGLARLAGDRSPEPEPAVKAALPRLPVVGPSPDEINSDSTATVVVGGKADIGGGSVSGLSSPSERLSDRLTQTGTLVGTPAYMAPEQFLVRPTDARTDQFSFCVALYEALYGERPFQGSNVFALTANVVQGNVRPPPAQTKVPPWIRKVLLRGLTVDPKKRWPSLIALLAELERNRADAGRRRFTVGAAAKLAGVWEGPGVGRTRETAAKLAVRQAFLATGKRYAAATFDKVKRVLDRYAADWTKMYTSICEATHTRGEQSAEVLDLRMAALQGSLQDLRALCQVFRGATAEVVENAVDAASGLPSIDRCADVALLRAVVKPPHDPAVRAEVDRLRAHLAEVRTLARVGRLADALKAILPLEPEVRATGYRPLLAETLLEKGTVHAERRELEAAGRSYEEALWTAEVVRHDEAAAEAATQLVGMAAQQARFELGDVWAKHAETVLLRMGGHDRLWGWLFNNLGLMRHMQGRLAEAIDYSQRAIAAKEKALGSDSSDLGSSIGNIAFYLAEQGDLEEAVKRGERAIQILEDALGPEHPRTALFLSNHSETLNQLGRFAEARAVSQRALAIFERETEPDGIFVTCALTALGLAYLDDGLTAEAQPFLERAVRNREQHEAGAPARLAEVHFGLARALWPSADQRVRARALAEQAREEFAAAIATPALSRALGAVDLWLRANPPTTVAVPGRAGV; from the coding sequence GTGTCTTCACAGCTTCAGCCGTCCGGAAGCCCCGATGTCGATCGGATGCTTTCCCGCGGCCAGACGATCGGACGTTACGTGGTGCTGGGCTTGGTGGGGCGGGGCGGAATGGGCGAGGTTTACGCCGCCTATGATCCGGAGCTGGATCGCAAAGTAGCGATCAAGCTGCTGCACGTGCGCGGCGCAGCCGGCGTTCACACCGGGCAGGGGACGCAGGACAACGGTCGGGCGCGGCTGCTGCGCGAAGCGCAGGCCATCGCCAAGCTTTCGCATCCCAACGTCGTGGTCATTTACGACGTCGGTGCCTTTCAAGACCAGGTCTTCATCGCCATGGAGTTCGTCGAAGGCCAGACGGTCGGCTACTGGATGAACGCCGCCCCGCGCGCCTGGGCCGACGTGCTGAAGGTCTTCGTCGCTGCCGGGCGCGGTCTGGCGGCGGCGCACGAAAAGGGCCTGGTCCACCGCGATTTCAAGCCTGACAACGTGATGATCGACGGCGCCGGCCAGGTGCACGTGATGGATTTTGGTCTGGCGCGGTTGGCGGGCGATCGCTCGCCGGAACCCGAGCCGGCGGTGAAGGCGGCCTTGCCGCGCTTGCCGGTGGTTGGCCCGTCGCCCGACGAAATCAACTCTGATTCGACGGCGACCGTGGTGGTGGGCGGGAAGGCTGATATCGGCGGTGGATCGGTCAGCGGCCTGTCTTCACCGTCAGAGCGGCTCAGTGATCGGCTGACCCAGACCGGGACGTTGGTGGGAACCCCGGCGTACATGGCGCCCGAACAATTTCTGGTTCGCCCCACCGACGCGCGCACCGATCAATTCAGCTTCTGCGTGGCGCTTTACGAAGCGCTTTACGGCGAAAGACCCTTTCAAGGTTCGAACGTTTTCGCTTTGACCGCCAATGTGGTGCAAGGAAATGTTCGTCCGCCGCCCGCGCAAACCAAAGTGCCGCCGTGGATCCGCAAGGTGTTGCTGCGCGGTCTCACCGTCGATCCAAAAAAGCGCTGGCCGTCGCTGATCGCTCTGTTGGCCGAGCTGGAACGCAACCGCGCCGACGCTGGCCGGCGGCGGTTCACCGTCGGCGCGGCGGCGAAGCTGGCCGGCGTCTGGGAAGGGCCCGGCGTGGGGCGAACGCGCGAGACGGCGGCAAAGCTGGCCGTTCGGCAGGCGTTCTTGGCCACCGGCAAGCGATATGCCGCGGCCACCTTCGACAAGGTGAAACGCGTGCTGGATCGCTATGCCGCTGACTGGACGAAGATGTACACGTCCATCTGCGAAGCCACCCACACGCGCGGCGAACAATCGGCCGAGGTGCTGGATCTGCGCATGGCGGCCCTGCAGGGTTCGTTGCAGGACTTGCGCGCGCTTTGTCAGGTCTTTCGCGGCGCCACCGCCGAAGTGGTGGAAAATGCCGTCGACGCGGCCAGCGGCTTGCCCAGCATCGATCGCTGCGCCGACGTCGCGTTGCTGCGCGCGGTGGTCAAGCCCCCGCACGATCCGGCAGTGCGCGCCGAAGTTGATCGACTGCGCGCTCACCTGGCGGAGGTGCGCACCTTGGCGCGGGTCGGGCGGCTGGCGGACGCCCTGAAAGCCATCCTGCCGCTGGAGCCCGAAGTCCGCGCCACTGGATACCGTCCCTTGCTGGCAGAAACCTTGCTTGAAAAAGGCACCGTTCACGCCGAGCGCCGCGAGCTGGAGGCGGCGGGGCGCAGCTATGAAGAAGCGCTGTGGACCGCCGAAGTGGTTCGCCATGATGAGGCAGCGGCCGAGGCGGCGACGCAATTGGTGGGGATGGCCGCCCAGCAGGCGCGTTTCGAGTTGGGCGATGTGTGGGCCAAGCACGCGGAGACGGTTTTGCTTCGGATGGGCGGCCACGATCGTCTATGGGGTTGGTTGTTCAATAACCTGGGGCTGATGCGCCACATGCAGGGCCGCCTGGCCGAGGCGATTGACTATTCCCAGCGGGCCATCGCCGCCAAAGAGAAGGCGCTGGGCTCTGACAGCTCTGATCTGGGCAGCTCGATCGGCAACATCGCTTTTTATCTGGCCGAACAGGGCGATCTGGAAGAAGCCGTCAAACGCGGCGAGCGGGCCATTCAGATCTTGGAAGACGCCCTCGGACCGGAACATCCGCGCACCGCGCTTTTTCTATCCAATCACAGTGAGACCCTGAACCAGCTCGGGCGTTTCGCCGAAGCGCGAGCGGTGTCGCAACGGGCGCTGGCCATCTTCGAGCGCGAGACCGAGCCCGACGGCATCTTCGTCACCTGCGCACTGACGGCCTTGGGCCTCGCCTATCTTGACGATGGGCTGACCGCCGAAGCACAGCCCTTTCTTGAACGGGCGGTGAGGAACCGCGAACAGCACGAGGCGGGCGCGCCGGCGCGGTTGGCCGAGGTTCATTTCGGGTTGGCCCGGGCGCTGTGGCCGAGCGCCGACCAGCGCGTCCGGGCCAGGGCGCTGGCCGAGCAGGCGCGGGAGGAATTCGCTGCGGCGATCGCCACCCCGGCGCTCTCGCGCGCGCTCGGCGCGGTGGACCTCTGGCTGCGCGCCAACCCGCCGACGACGGTCGCCGTCCCCGGGCGCGCCGGCGTTTAA